In Fundulus heteroclitus isolate FHET01 chromosome 8, MU-UCD_Fhet_4.1, whole genome shotgun sequence, a genomic segment contains:
- the LOC110368010 gene encoding SOSS complex subunit C isoform X1 translates to MAANPPGQAFPNKARVAILAELEKEKRRLRETQSMNVPGASIPLSRPNVKEFRDSAELQHIAAQQRAALQHAHAHSSGFFITQDSSFGNLILPVLPRLEPQS, encoded by the exons ATGGCTGCTAATCCACCAGGACAAG CCTTCCCAAACAAGGCGCGGGTGGCAATCCTGGCAGagctggagaaggagaagaGGCGCCTGAGGGAGACTCAGTCCATGAATGTTCCAGGAGCCAG CATCCCACTGTCCAGACCAAACGTGAAGGAGTTCAGAGACAGCGCGGAGCTGCAACACATCGCCGCTCAGCAGAGAGCTGCTTTGCAG caTGCTCACGCACATTCTTCAGGCTTCTTCATCACTCAGGACTCCTCGTTCGGGAACCTCATTCTCCCTGTCCTTCCACGCCTGGAGCCACAGTCATGA
- the LOC105930979 gene encoding sorting nexin-18, whose product MSKCETMALKAKVLYDFHGENPGEISIAENELVTLFSEEELEGWLEGENSRGEVGLFPASYVDIIRDQVTSGTGNNGVASPKAITQSPSHSSYASPDSHSQRRFKVSSGGGSSFNTSQGSDDDWDDDWDDSSPAQYGPQGFGTSPPLYPVTTSLPGRGSGHQHQQHQQQQQAKSSATVGRNLNRFSTFVKSGGEAFLLGEASAFVKDGDRICVVMGKFGPEWQEDPYPFTCTIDDPTRQTKFKGMKSYMSYGLTPTHTNVQVNRRYKHFDWLYGRLVERFPVISVPHLPEKQATGRFEEDFISKRRKGLIWWMNHMTSHPVLAHCDVFQHFLTCGADEKAWKMGKRKAERDDLVGANFFLTISTPVVPLDLPEVESKIEGFKSFTKKMDENIVVVNSSINEFARKQITGFKKEYQKVGQSFKHLAQAFELDQQVYSAGLNKAISYTGEAYEAIGEYFAEQPRQDLEPISDLLDLYRGHLSNFPDIIHVQKGALTKVKDCPKKEGELHDRCNIISCATLAEIQHFHRTRVRDFRLQMQHHLRQQISFFQKITAKLEDALQKYDDDQ is encoded by the exons ATGAGTAAATGTGAAACGATGGCACTGAAAGCCAAGGTACTGTATGACTTCCACGGCGAAAACCCAGGAGAGATCTCCATAGCGGAGAACGAGCTGGTGACACTGTTCAgtgaggaggagctggagggcTGGCTGGAGGGGGAGAACAGCAGGGGGGAGGTCGGCCTCTTCCCTGCCTCCTACGTTGACATCATCAGAGACCAAGTCACCTCCGGCACGGGCAACAACGGCGTCGCCTCGCCCAAAGCCATAACCCAGTCCCCCAGCCACAGCTCGTACGCGTCCCCCGATTCCCACTCCCAGAGGAGGTTCAAGGTTAGCAGCGGTGGGGGGAGCAGCTTCAACACCAGCCAGGGCAGCGATGACGACTGGGACGACGACTGGGACGACAGCTCTCCTGCTCAGTACGGGCCTCAGGGTTTCGGCACCTCCCCTCCCCTGTACCCGGTCACCACCTCCTTGCCCGGCCGGGGGAGCGGccaccagcaccagcagcatcagcagcagcagcaggccaaGAGCTCGGCAACGGTGGGGAGGAACCTCAACAGGTTCTCCACCTTCGTCAAGTCCGGAGGAGAGGCCTTCCTGCTCGGGGAGGCCTCGGCGTTTGTCAAGGACGGGGACAGGATCTGCGTGGTGATGGGCAAGTTCGGACCCGAGTGGCAGGAGGACCCGTATCCGTTCACGTGCACCATCGACGACCCCACGAGGCAGACCAAGTTCAAAGGGATGAAGAGCTACATGTCGTACGGCCTTACCCCGACGCACACCAACGTGCAGGTGAACCGCAG GTACAAGCACTTTGACTGGCTCTACGGCCGGCTCGTGGAGCGTTTCCCCGTCATCTCGGTGCCCCACCTGCCGGAGAAGCAGGCCACGGGGCGCTTCGAGGAGGACTTCATCTCCAAGAGGCGGAAGGGCCTGATCTGGTGGATGAACCACATGACGAGCCACCCCGTCCTGGCCCACTGCGACGTCTTCCAGCACTTCTTGACGTGCGGCGCGGACGAGAAAGCCTGGAAAATGGGCAAGAGGAAGGCCGAGAGGGACGACCTGGTCGGGGCGAACTTCTTCCTGACCATCAG CACGCCGGTCGTCCCTCTGGACCTGCCGGAAGTCGAGAGCAAGATCGAGGGCTTTAAGAGCTTCACCAAGAAAATGGACGAGAACATTGTTGTGGTGAACTCGTCCATCAACGAGTTCGCCCGCAAACAGATAACGGGCTTCAAGAAGGAGTACCAGAAGGTCGGGCAGTCCTTCAAGCATCTGGCGCAGGCGTTCGAGCTGGACCAGCAGGTCTACTCGGCAGGCCTGAACAAAGCCATCTCCTACACCGGCGAGGCCTACGAGGCCATAGGGGAGTATTTTGCAGAGCAGCCGCGCCAGGACCTAGAACCCATTTCTGATCTGCTGGACCTTTACAGAGGACATCTGTCCAATTTCCCTGACATCATCCATGTGCAGAAAG GTGCTCTGACTAAAGTGAAAGATTGTCCAAAGAAGGAGGGCGAGCTCCACGATCGCTGCAACATCATATCCTGTGCCACACTAGCAGAAATCCAGCACTTCCACCGCACACGCGTGCGGGACTTCCGCTTGCAGATGCAGCACCACCTGCGCCAGCAGATCAGCTTCTTCCAGAAGATCACCGCCAAGCTAGAGGACGCCTTGCAGAAATACGACGACGACCAATAG
- the LOC110368010 gene encoding SOSS complex subunit C isoform X2 produces MTEATAFPNKARVAILAELEKEKRRLRETQSMNVPGASIPLSRPNVKEFRDSAELQHIAAQQRAALQHAHAHSSGFFITQDSSFGNLILPVLPRLEPQS; encoded by the exons ATGACCGAGGCGACGG CCTTCCCAAACAAGGCGCGGGTGGCAATCCTGGCAGagctggagaaggagaagaGGCGCCTGAGGGAGACTCAGTCCATGAATGTTCCAGGAGCCAG CATCCCACTGTCCAGACCAAACGTGAAGGAGTTCAGAGACAGCGCGGAGCTGCAACACATCGCCGCTCAGCAGAGAGCTGCTTTGCAG caTGCTCACGCACATTCTTCAGGCTTCTTCATCACTCAGGACTCCTCGTTCGGGAACCTCATTCTCCCTGTCCTTCCACGCCTGGAGCCACAGTCATGA